Proteins co-encoded in one Rhodospirillales bacterium genomic window:
- a CDS encoding RluA family pseudouridine synthase produces the protein MTETGSRTYTVTIPAGKAGVRLDRALADQLPGISRTRIQALIEDGCVQIGNGAKDKRRVSAKTKPRPGETYVVVVPAARPPKPEAQAMDLRILHEDDDVIVLEKPVGLVVHPAPGNPDRTLVNALIAHCGPRLSGVGGVARPGIVHRLDKDTSGLMVVAKTDRAHRALTEQLAARTLTRVYRALVWGIPAKREGMIAGNIGRDPANRKRMAVIKRGGKPALTRYQVVKAIAGAIGVVECRLATGRTHQIRVHMAALGHPLVGDALYGGGPTEHRLAQLPRALAVRIAQWRGQALHACSLAFAHPADGRIVTFNSFALCRFRDFFAKHASSRKRSGAEAPRP, from the coding sequence ATGACGGAAACAGGTTCCCGGACATACACCGTAACGATCCCCGCGGGCAAGGCGGGGGTGCGGCTGGACCGCGCGCTCGCCGACCAATTGCCCGGGATTTCGCGCACCCGCATCCAGGCGTTGATCGAAGACGGCTGCGTTCAAATCGGGAATGGCGCCAAGGACAAGAGGCGCGTCAGCGCCAAGACCAAACCCCGCCCCGGCGAAACCTACGTGGTCGTCGTGCCCGCCGCGCGCCCGCCGAAACCCGAAGCGCAGGCGATGGATCTCCGCATCCTGCACGAGGACGACGACGTGATCGTGCTGGAAAAGCCGGTCGGCCTGGTCGTTCATCCCGCGCCGGGCAATCCCGACCGCACCCTGGTCAACGCCCTGATCGCCCATTGCGGTCCGCGGCTCTCCGGCGTCGGCGGCGTGGCGCGCCCCGGCATCGTCCATCGCCTCGACAAGGACACCAGCGGGTTGATGGTGGTGGCGAAAACCGATCGGGCCCACCGCGCATTGACCGAACAGCTCGCGGCGCGAACCCTCACGCGCGTTTATCGCGCCCTGGTCTGGGGCATTCCGGCCAAGCGCGAAGGAATGATCGCCGGCAACATCGGCCGCGATCCGGCCAACCGCAAGAGAATGGCGGTCATCAAGAGAGGCGGCAAGCCGGCGCTGACCCGCTACCAGGTGGTGAAAGCGATCGCGGGCGCGATCGGCGTGGTCGAATGCCGGCTCGCCACCGGCCGCACCCATCAGATCCGCGTGCACATGGCGGCGCTCGGCCATCCGCTGGTCGGGGACGCGCTGTACGGCGGAGGGCCGACCGAACATCGCCTGGCGCAACTGCCGCGTGCCCTCGCGGTCCGGATCGCGCAGTGGCGCGGTCAGGCGCTGCACGCCTGTTCGCTCGCGTTCGCCCACCCGGCCGACGGTCGGATCGTGACGTTCAATTCTTTCGCATTATGCCGGTTTAGAGATTTTTTCGCCAAACACGCATCAAGCCGCAAACGGTCCGGGGCCGAAGCGCCACGACCATGA
- a CDS encoding M67 family metallopeptidase, protein MSGNLFPSCASAGRPSCHAYINGARHRSRRPDCGRRRPARLWGFHPDEGAGRQRRSGGSRLRSPRPRPVRRLFDQIGRGDGRNHRHPRPGTGRPRRVRRLRPGVRGARGQRADSRHHRSRPFPAMTAPSVLVMPRAILAAIERAGEAAYPEEACGLLAGRRDGDGVTVTALRASANVAATDRRETFEVDPAVRFRLMRELEGTGTSIVGHYHSHPDHPPLPSAQDLAQAYEPELVWVITSVARGKAGPTRAFAVAPDGADFVAVDIAPEP, encoded by the coding sequence ATGTCCGGGAACCTGTTTCCGTCATGTGCGTCGGCCGGCCGCCCATCATGCCATGCGTATATTAACGGCGCTCGTCATCGGTCTCGGCGTCCTGATTGTGGCCGCCGCCGGCCTGCTCGCCTATGGGGTTTTCACCCGGATGAAGGCGCCGGACGCCAACGCCGCTCCGGCGGGAGTCGGCTTCGGAGCCCTCGACCTCGGCCTGTCCGCCGGCTGTTCGATCAAATCGGTCGCGGCGACGGGCGAAACCATCGTCATCCACGCCCAGGGACCGGCCGTCCCCGGCGGGTCCGGCGGCTGCGACCGGGTGTTCGTGGTGCACGCGGCCAGCGGGCGGATTCTCGGCACCATCGATCCCGCCCCTTCCCGGCCATGACCGCGCCTTCGGTTTTGGTCATGCCGCGCGCGATCCTCGCCGCCATCGAGCGCGCGGGCGAAGCCGCCTATCCCGAAGAGGCCTGCGGCCTGCTCGCCGGACGGCGCGACGGCGACGGCGTGACGGTGACCGCGCTCCGCGCCAGCGCCAACGTCGCCGCCACCGACCGACGCGAAACGTTCGAGGTGGATCCGGCCGTGCGCTTCCGGTTGATGCGCGAACTCGAAGGCACCGGGACGTCGATCGTCGGCCATTACCACTCGCACCCCGACCATCCGCCGTTGCCCTCGGCCCAGGACCTGGCGCAGGCGTACGAGCCCGAATTGGTGTGGGTGATCACCTCGGTCGCGCGCGGCAAGGCGGGACCGACGCGGGCGTTCGCGGTCGCGCCGGACGGCGCCGACTTCGTCGCGGTCGATATCGCGCCGGAGCCTTGA
- the xsc gene encoding sulfoacetaldehyde acetyltransferase yields MKMTTEEAFVKVLQMHGIEHAFGIIGSAFMPISDLFPKAGITFWDVAHETNGGLICDGYTRSTGKMAMAIAQNGPGVTGFVTAIKTAYWNHTPMLLVTPQAANKTIGQGGFQEVEQMALFRDMVCYQEEVRDPTRVAEVLNRVISKAKRLSAPAQINIPRDYWTQVIDIALPAIIEFELPPGGANAIREAARLLSEAKFPAILSGAGVVLGGAIADVVALAEKLDAPVCSNYQHNDSFPGSHRLACGSLGYDGSKAAMEIIAKADVVLALGTRLNPFSTLPCYGIDYWPKTAKIIQVDINPDRIGLTKPVTIGICGDTKQVARQILAQLAPGAGNAGREERKAFIHTKKSAWLQTLSSMDHEDDDPGTTWNERARRREPDRMSPRQAWRAIQAGLPKNAIISSDIGNNCAIGNAYPSFEQGRKYLAPGLFGPCGYGFPSIIGAKIGNPDVPCVGFAGDGAFGISMNEMSSIGRKEWPGITMVIFRNYQWGAEKRNTTLWYDDNFVGTELDPNLSYARVAQGCGLKGVTVTTQAELTEALREACAAQARRITTFIEVILNQELGEPFRRDAMKKPVVVAGISRTDMRPQRGA; encoded by the coding sequence ATGAAGATGACGACCGAAGAAGCGTTCGTGAAAGTATTGCAGATGCACGGCATCGAACATGCCTTCGGCATCATCGGTTCGGCCTTCATGCCGATTTCGGACCTGTTTCCCAAGGCGGGGATCACGTTCTGGGATGTCGCGCACGAAACCAACGGCGGCCTGATTTGCGACGGCTACACCCGGTCGACCGGCAAGATGGCCATGGCCATCGCCCAAAACGGCCCGGGAGTCACCGGGTTCGTCACCGCCATCAAGACCGCGTACTGGAACCACACGCCGATGCTGCTGGTCACGCCGCAGGCGGCCAACAAGACCATCGGCCAGGGCGGCTTCCAGGAAGTCGAGCAGATGGCGCTGTTCCGCGACATGGTCTGCTACCAGGAGGAAGTGCGCGATCCGACCCGCGTCGCCGAGGTGCTCAACCGCGTCATCTCCAAGGCGAAACGGCTGTCGGCGCCGGCGCAGATCAACATCCCGCGCGACTACTGGACCCAGGTGATCGACATCGCGCTGCCGGCGATCATCGAGTTCGAGCTGCCCCCGGGCGGCGCCAACGCCATCAGGGAAGCGGCCCGGCTTCTGTCGGAAGCGAAATTCCCCGCCATCCTCTCCGGCGCCGGGGTGGTGCTCGGCGGCGCGATCGCGGACGTGGTCGCGCTCGCCGAAAAGCTCGACGCGCCGGTCTGCTCCAACTACCAGCACAACGACAGCTTTCCCGGCTCGCACCGGCTGGCGTGCGGGTCGCTCGGCTACGACGGCTCCAAGGCGGCGATGGAGATCATCGCCAAGGCCGACGTGGTGCTGGCCCTCGGCACCCGCCTCAATCCGTTTTCGACGCTGCCGTGCTACGGCATCGACTATTGGCCGAAGACGGCGAAAATCATCCAGGTCGACATCAATCCCGACCGCATCGGCCTGACCAAGCCGGTGACGATCGGGATTTGCGGCGACACCAAGCAGGTGGCCCGCCAAATCCTGGCCCAGCTGGCGCCCGGCGCCGGCAACGCGGGGCGCGAGGAACGCAAGGCGTTCATCCACACCAAGAAGTCGGCCTGGCTGCAGACGCTTTCCAGCATGGATCACGAGGACGACGATCCCGGCACCACCTGGAACGAGCGCGCGCGCCGGCGCGAACCCGACCGCATGTCGCCGCGCCAGGCGTGGCGCGCGATCCAGGCCGGCCTTCCCAAAAACGCCATCATTTCCTCCGACATCGGCAATAACTGCGCCATCGGCAACGCCTACCCGAGCTTCGAGCAGGGCCGGAAGTACTTGGCGCCCGGCCTGTTCGGGCCCTGCGGCTACGGCTTTCCCTCGATCATCGGCGCCAAGATCGGCAACCCCGACGTCCCCTGCGTCGGCTTCGCCGGCGACGGTGCCTTCGGCATCTCGATGAACGAGATGAGCTCGATCGGCCGCAAGGAATGGCCGGGCATCACCATGGTGATCTTCCGCAACTATCAATGGGGCGCGGAAAAGCGCAACACCACGCTGTGGTACGACGACAATTTCGTCGGCACGGAACTCGACCCCAACCTGTCCTACGCGCGCGTCGCCCAGGGCTGCGGCCTCAAGGGCGTCACGGTGACGACCCAGGCCGAGTTGACCGAGGCGCTGCGCGAGGCGTGCGCCGCCCAGGCCAGGCGGATCACCACCTTCATCGAGGTGATCCTCAACCAGGAACTGGGCGAGCCGTTCCGGCGCGACGCCATGAAGAAACCGGTGGTCGTCGCCGGCATTTCCAGGACCGACATGCGCCCGCAGCGCGGCGCCTGA
- a CDS encoding sel1 repeat family protein: protein MKAMFRLILVAATAWGAPPAAAETPEEGRDWHRPDDYARAAEYFLALACRGNGAAQESLAAMYAEGRGVPGDPVRAHRWLSLALEGAEGDAATRRRARLAEIETRMTPAEIAEARARPATAACPPAKDSA from the coding sequence ATGAAGGCGATGTTCCGGTTGATCCTGGTCGCGGCGACCGCGTGGGGCGCGCCGCCGGCCGCCGCCGAAACGCCGGAGGAAGGCCGCGACTGGCATCGCCCGGACGATTACGCGCGCGCCGCGGAATATTTTTTGGCGCTCGCCTGCCGGGGCAACGGCGCCGCGCAGGAATCCCTCGCCGCGATGTACGCCGAGGGGCGCGGTGTGCCCGGGGACCCAGTGCGCGCGCACCGTTGGTTGTCGCTCGCGCTTGAAGGCGCCGAAGGGGACGCGGCGACCCGGCGCCGCGCCCGGCTGGCCGAGATCGAAACGCGCATGACCCCGGCCGAGATCGCCGAAGCGCGCGCGCGCCCGGCCACGGCGGCGTGCCCGCCGGCAAAGGACAGCGCCTAG